From the genome of Treponema denticola:
GAGATGGAACCGGTTTTGTGCTTGAATACTTAAGTCCTCAAAGTATTTACGATACGGTCGGCTGGGCAGCTTATGCATGGTATAATAAAAAAGATCATATAAAAAAGATGAGAACTAAGGCAATGGGTAAAGAGTTCGGCTGGAATATATCGGCGGAAAAATATTTAAAAGTATATGCTGATGCTATTGAAAAAAAAGCTTCCATGCTATAGACTAAATAAAAAGGAGGAGGTTTAAAACCGTATTTCTATGATAAAATATGTAACTTCATTTTTTAAATCCATTAATGCAAATGCTCATCCTGGTGATATAGCTCATGCCGTCGCCTTAGGCCTTTTTTTGGCAATATTACCTAAAAATAATTTAACCTTTACGTTTTTGTTTTTTTTATCTATTTTTATCCGCATAAATAAAGGAGCCTTTTTTATATCTTTTATTTTATTCGGCTTTGTAACTCCCTTTATGGATATAATAATAAACAATATAGGTTTTTGGGCTGTTCAATTATCATTTTTACGCCCCATCTTTATCGCCTTAGAAAACATTCCTTTTGTAGCTCTTTTTAAGCTTTCGAACACAATGGTCTTAGGGGGCATAATTTGGGGACTTATACTGTATATTCCCGTATACATCTTAACAAAAATTATAGTAGCAAAGTATAGAAAATATATGCAGCCTGCTGTAAATGTAAAGGGCGTCGGCTTGTTAGGTAAGATACCGCTTCTTCGCCACTTAACAAAAATATCTGATATAAAGGACAATTTTTAATATGACGGATACAAATAATGAATCATTGCAAAAAGATGAACTTAAAGCGGCAAAGAAGGCCGCAAAAGAGGCTAAAAAACTTGAAAAGGTAAAAAGACTTTTTAAAAAGCGTTATACAAAAAGATCTCTTAATCGGAAAATCTACAAAAAGCTTTTTGTTCCGGCAGATAAAGATTTTATTCAAGGTTTTATAGTTTCAAGTATCGATGAAAAAACAAACAAAGAGTACTTTGAATTCGACAAAACAAAGATAAACGATAAGGCTCAATTAAAACGAATAAACAAAATAGCTTTGGAAATAGGCAGGCAAAAGGGAAGGGTAAATTTTCCGGCAGTGCTAGGTGCTTTAGCCTGCATTTTTGCAGTTCTATTCTTTGTATATATTTTTAGAAATGTATTGGCAAAAAAAATTGTAGTCGGAGGCTCTGAAGCTGCTTTCGGTGCAAAATGTGAGGTAAGCCTTGTAGACTTCGACTTGTTTAACACTAGGTTTAGAATCCAAGGATATAAGGTTGCAAATAAAAAAGAACCCATGCGCAATTTATTTGAAATCCAAAATATAGACTTTTATTTTAACCTTCTGGAATTAAGCCGCGGAAAATTTGTTGCAGAAAATATGGCGATTGAAGGTTTTACATGGAATACTGAAAGAACGACTTCCGGAGCCTTGCCTCCAAAAAAACCAAAACCTGCAGATCCCAATAAGAAGCCTAACCCAATTACGGAACTTATAAATGCTGAACTTAAAAAAGCGCAATCCCAAGTATCCGTTGACAGCGGTTTAAAAGCCGTTCAAGATAAAATAGATCCTAGAAAAATTCTTGAACGCGAAAAAGCCGCTTTTAAAACTCCTGAAATTACCGAGAAAATTATAAATTCCGTAGATCCGATGGCTCAAAAATGGATTAAGACTAAGGACGATGTAGAAAAACAGGTTTTAGACACCATTGAGTCTGTTCAAAAACTAATGGCCATAGATATAAATAAGATTAACGATATAAAACAGCTTCAAGAGCTGATCGAAATTATCCAAAAAGTAGTTAAAACAGGGCAGGATGATTTTGATTTAGCAAACCGTCTTTTTAATGATGTTCAAAACGATATAAATGATGTTGATAAGCTGGCACGGGAAGCAGGTAATGCTGTTACAAATGACTTAAACCGTTTAAACAACATTGCAGGACAAATAAAATCTATCAATATCGATACCGGTAAAAAACTGGTTGCCGATCTTATAAACACTTTTATAGTAAATACTCTTGGAACATATTATCCTTATTTTGTTCAGGGAATGGAACTTTTACAAAGCTCTCAAAAACAGCCTAAACAAGAAAAGGAACTTACGTTAGCTCAAAAATCGAAAACTATGGAACGCCTTCCCGGCAAAACCTTTATCTTCGGCAAGGATTCGGTTCCGACTTTCTTGATACGGAATATTTCGCTTTCAGGTCATCATCCTGAAAAGGATGTCTTTGAAATCGGAGGAAGAGCTAAGGCTATAACTAATGATTACGATAAACTCGGTATTCCTCTTACAATTAATTTAAGTGCAGCCCATGGAAAATTAAAAGAAACTGCAGAGGGTATAATCGATTTACGTTCTTATACAAATGAGCTCGTCGATACCGATTTTACATTTGAAGGCTTGGATATGGATATTCCTTCTCCTGCAGATGCCGTTCCTTCTCTTACAGGTATCTTAAAAACCGGAGGCGGTGTAAAGGTTTCTAAAGATAAGGATGTAGTTATCAATGCAAATATGGAAATCATGAAAAGCATTCTTACAGTGCAAAAGTTTGAACCGGGCTTTGTTTTTGAAATCTACCAAAACATTCTATCAGATATAAAAAAGATAAACGTAAAAACAACCCTTACAATCAATAAGGGAGAAAGTTTTACCCTTGATGTCGATACGGATGTCGATGATCAGATAGCGGCAGCCTTAAAAAAAGAATTCGCCCGTCAGGTTGAAAAAGTAAAAGCAGAGCTTTTAAAGCAGGGACAAAAGTGGCTTGATGAACAAAAAGAAACTTATAAAAAAGAAATCGACACCTTTATGTCGGCAGCAAATAAGGCTAAAAAACTTCTTGATGATGTAAAAAATTACGAAAAAATCTTAGACAAAAAGAAGGCTGAAGCCGAAAAACGTATAAAAGATATTGCTGCAGGAAAAATACAGGAAGTGCAAAACGAGGTAAAAAAAGAAGCAGAAAACAGGGTAAAAGATCTTTTAAAAGGATTCGGATTTTAATGTCATTAAACAATAAAGAAATAGATCTAATTCTTGAAGAGCTGAAACTAGAGGGCTATTTTATTCAAAAAATAATTCAGCCCTCTTATACAGCCTTGGTCTTTTATTTATATAAGGATAAGCCTCTTACTCTTTTTATTTCTCTTGATGCCGGAGCATGCCGGCTTCATTCTACACATAAAAAAATTCCTAAATTCGATAAGCCTATGCGTTTTATGGAGCTTTTAAAATCCAGAATCAAGGGCGGAAAAATCCTAAAAGCGGAACAACTAAACGAAGACAGAATCATACGTCTTCACATTGCAAGCGGAGCAGGGGACTTTTTTTTATATTTAAGGCTGTGGAGCGGGGCTGCAAACATAGTTTTAACCGATGAAAATAACCTTATAATCGACGCTTTTTACCGCCGGCCCAAGAAGGGCGAAATCTCAGGCGAAACTTGGCTGACTCCCGAACCTCAAAAAATTAAAAAACAAGATTATTGTGTTCGCGAGTATGACAAAACAAAAAGTTTTAATGAGGCTGTCGAAGAATGGTATATTAATAATGCGCCAAAGGTTTCAAAAGAAGCCCTGCAGGACGAGGCCGAAAACCTTTACGGAACTAAGATATTAAAAATCGAAAAAGCTCTTTTAAAACTTAAAGCAAAAAGGGAAGAATTTTTAAACGCTCAAAGTTTAAAAAATGCAGGAGATTTGCTTTTTTCAAACCTTCATCTGATAAAAAAGGGAATGAAATTTATAGAACTTGAAGATTACACAAAAAACGGTGCAAAAATAAATATTACTTTGGATCCTCTAAAAACACCCCAAGAAAATGCAAATCTATATTACGAAAAATATAAAAAAGCCGTTTCGGGTTTAGATGCCTTGGAAGAAGATATTATATCGGCCGAAAAAGAAATAGAAAAACTAAAAGAAAAAATAGAAAAAATTAAAACGGAAGAAAACCCTTATTTAATTCAAAAAATTCTTCAAAAAGAAAAAATTCCGGTTCAGCAAAAAGCAAAAAATACGAAAACCGCTCCGGGCTTAAAATTCTTTTCGGAAGGGTGGACTATTTTAGTAGGCCGAACGGCAGCCGAAAATGATGAGCTTTTGCGTCATTTTGTTAAGGGGGCTGACCTTTGGCTTCACACAAGGGATTATGCAGGCGGCTATGTTTTTATAAAGGCTAGGGCAGGGAAGAGTATACCTTTGTCTGTTTTGATTAAGGCCGGAAACCTCGCAGTCTTTTATTCAAAGGCGAGAAAAAACGGACAAGCAGATTTGTATACCACTCAGGTAAAACATTTACGCAGAGCAAAAAATGCACCCAAAGGAACCGTTCTTCCTACCCATGAAAAAAATCTTTCCATAAAACTGGATGAAAAAATCTTAAAACAATTGGAAGAAGAAAAAATATCGGCTTTATAAATTTTTAAATTCCATTGACGGTTTTGTATTTTTGCTCATTGTCAAAATTCCATAACTCTTATTTGAGCCCATTCTAGGTCTTGAGGCAGAGCCCGGATTTATCAAAAATATTCCGTTTATTTCTTTACTCAATGGTACATGGGTATGGCCGAAAACAGCAACCGAACAGTCTTGCTGCCGTGCAAAATTTAAAAGGGTATTTAATTCAAAATCTACATAGAATTCATGCCCGTGGGTTAAAAGAATTTTTTTACGGCAAGCCTCTAAAAAAATAAATTCAAAAAATTCCAAATATTGTTCGGGATTTTTTTTAAAGCCGAAATCCGCTCCCGGTTTTACGGCATCTAAATTTAGAACATATTTTTTTGAATCGCAATTTCCCATAACGAGGGCTGCTACAGGAGGCATACATTCCATCAGCTCTTTTTCATATTGTGAAATCGTTATATAATTTAAAAAATCTGCAAGGCCGTCTCCCGAAAATAAAACGGCATCGGATTTTTTTCCCTCGCGGCCTAAAATATCGATTATAGTATCTACATTACCGTGTGTGTCCGAAATTAAAATAAGGCGTGCTTTTTCGGCGGATTTTAGTTTTTCAAGAGCTTCAGGAGATGCAAAAATCCCTTTATTAAAGTACTCCAAAGAATTCACCGGTTAAGCACCTCCCTCAAGCTTATCCGGATTTATAATGCCGTCATTTTCCGTTTCATTTTCTCCTGAGTTTTCTTTATCATCCGAAACATCCGTTTCTTGACTTTCATCAAAATCCTTATAAATTAAAAGGTATCTATGAGATTGAAGTCCCGTATCGGAATCAGTATACGGTTTAATTGTATAATGATTAGTAAAAAGCTCCTTGCCCAAAATTGTTTGTGCCGTAAAAAAAGCCTGTTGAAATTCCTCAATCGGAAAAATCTTTATGTTTTTGTTATGAGCATTTATATCTTCACCGGCAAAAATAGCTGCTACAAGTAAGAGCATAACCTCATTATCGCTTATCAAAAAATCCTTTTCCTCATTCATTATCTCTTTAGGAATTTGAAAGTCAACTACAATATCCGAAGCCGCTTCTAATGGGAGAATTTCGTCCATGGGCAAAAGGTTTATTATTGAAAGATTAGGATTATTCTCCGCAGCCTGAATCAGGTAACGGCCTCCGCCTTCAGGTATACCTATAGAAATAAGTATTGTGGTTTTTTGTTCTTCAATCTTTTCGTTAATCATTCTAAGACGGGGCTGTTTAGCCGCTTTTACCATATCGGAATAGGGTAAAACTTGAACATGAGAATCGGAACTCCCAAGAGCATATTCATTTTCAAGATATTTTAAAATATCTTTCCGTTCATAATAATCTTTTCCAAGAACAATGAGGATATTATTTTTTATAATCCTTTTAGGTTTTATTTTTTCGTAAACGATTTCTTTTTCTTTATTATTGCTGCAAGAAGTAATAAAGGTTGAGAACAGTATACTTATAAAAATCAAAAAAAATAAAAGCTTTTTCTTCATAATAAAATTCCAATTTTCCTTTTAATGAAAGGGGCTTATAAATACAAAGAAAAGTATATCAAAATTTTAAGATAAAGAAAAGAGGAGATAAAAACTTTTAAAATCACCCCAATTCAATTAAAATCCTATACAAGTAGACAGAACATACATTATAGGAAGTCTTATAGAGGTGTTTTGTGAGTCCATTTAGTCGAGAGTTAGCCATATTTTTTATTAAGATGTATTATTATTTCTACAATAATTTAATAATTCAGTATAAAAATGTATACATGTTAAGATTTTATCTAATTAAGATTTGCTCTAAATGTTTTTCCTTTTAGTTCTTTTAGTTCTGCATGGGCAAAATTTCCGATTAAGGATTCGGGAGGATTGCCCTGAATTACGGTCATCTCTCCTTGTTCGGTGTGTCCGAAAAGTTCAGACCTTTCATTTCTCGAATGGGATTCAACCAAGATATCTACCTTTTTGCCGAGCTTTGCCTTCATTTTTTTTGCCGTAATTTTTAACTGTAAGTCAATTACACGGCCCAATCTTTCTATTTTTATTTCTTCAGGAATCCTGTCAGGATAATTAAAAGCCTTTGTTCCTTCACGCGGATTATAATGATACATAAAGGCCGAATCGAATTCTATTTCCTGCATCAAATCCAATGTAGCCTTTACATCATCTTCGGTTTCACCGGGGAAGCCCATCAGAATATCGGTACTCAAGGCTATATCCGGTATGCTTTCTTTTAAGCGTTTTATTCTGTTCTTATAATGTTCAACCGTGTAAATCCTGTTCATTCTTTTTAAAATTGTATCGGAGCCGTGCTGAACCGGAAGATGAACAAGTTTGCAAAGTCTTTTTTCGGCAGCGATTGTGTCGATTAAGGCATCGGACATATCCTTAGGATGACTCGACATAAAGCGTATCCATCTTATCATATCTGTCTTATCCGCTTCTTTCGCTATAAGACTTAAAAGTTTTGGAAAATCGATTACTCTACCCTCCCCGTCTTCTCCTTTATAGGAATTTACGTTTTGGCCGAGCAAGGTAATTTCCCTTACTCCCCTTGATGAAAGCTCGGTAATTTCTTGCAATATTTCATTTACGGGACGAGAAACTTCCCTGCCCCGAACATAGGGCACAATACAATAAGTGCAAAAATTATTGCAGCCGTTCATAATGGGCACATAGCTTTGAAAGGACTTCGGCGAATGGGAAAGAGGCGCGAAATAATAACCCGACACGGGTTTTTCTTCGATATTGTTATGAGTAAACTCCGCCATATAATTATCATCTCTAAGGCGGGCTTTAATTTCATCAAAAATTTGAGGAAGAAGATTGCGTTCAAACATTCCGACAACATAATCGATGAGCGGGAATTCCTTTTGTATTTCTGTATAAAGCCTTTCAGCCATGCAGCCTATTAAAAGCACAAAAAATTTACGCTTTTTTTTCAAGCCCGAAAAATGTCCCAGCCTTCCCAGAACCCTGTTTTCGGCAGTTATGCGTACGGAACAAGTATTTATTATAAGTAAATCGCAGTGTTCGACATCGGAGGAATTCGTCCACCCCTTTTCGAGCAGAATCTGTTCCATTGATGAGGATTCAGCCTGATTCATCTGACAGCCGTATGTTTCAAAAAAGTAAGTCATATTTAGCTCAACACATGTTTTTCGGCATGATAACTGGAACGAACAAGGGGTCCGCTTTCCACAAAAGAAAAGCCTTTTTCCAAGCCTATTTGTTTATATTCTTCAAAGACTTCAGGCCTTACATATTCTTTAACCTCAATATTTTTTACAGAGGGTCTAAGGTATTGGCCTATGGTCATAACTTTGCAGTTTATTTTGCGTAAATCGTCCATCGTTTCTAAAATTTCATCCCTTGTTTCACCAAGCCCCAACATAATACCGGATTTGCATACCAAGCCGGAGTCTGCAATTTGTTTTAAAACTTTGAGAGAGGTGTTATATGTAGCCCTGCTTCTGACATGGGGAGAAAGCCTGCGTACCGTTTCAAGATTATGAGAAATTACCTCCGGTTTTGCTTCGATAATCATCGATACCAAATCTTCATGGCCTTGAAAATCGGGAATCAAAACTTCCATAGTAACATTCGGTGTTTTTTGTTTTACGGCTCTTATAACCTTTACCCAGTGGGAAGCTCCGAAATCTTTTATATCGTCCCTATCTACCGAGGTTAAAACTACATGTTTTAATTTTAAAGCTTCAACCGATTGAGCTATTTCCATCGGCTCATTAGGATTTAGGGGCAATGGGCAACCGGTAGGCACATTGCAGAATTTACATGCACGCGTACAGATATTTCCGCAAATCATAAAAGTTGCAGTTCCGCACCTCCAACACTCTCCCTGATTGGGACATTTGCCGCTGGTACATATAGTATTTAATTTATGTATTTTTATTGTATTCGACACTTCTTGTGAAAGTTCTCCGGTAGGAAGTTTTATTTTTAACCAATCAGGTTTTCTTTGATTACAAGTCATAAACCCAGCCTTAAAATTTATAATTTTATTGATTATAGGTTAAAATCATAAAAAAGTCTAGGTACTTGGAACATTCTAAATATTGACTTATCAATCTCTTGCATAAAATTATTTTTTTATTATAATAGCTTTCCAT
Proteins encoded in this window:
- a CDS encoding DUF2062 domain-containing protein, translating into MIKYVTSFFKSINANAHPGDIAHAVALGLFLAILPKNNLTFTFLFFLSIFIRINKGAFFISFILFGFVTPFMDIIINNIGFWAVQLSFLRPIFIALENIPFVALFKLSNTMVLGGIIWGLILYIPVYILTKIIVAKYRKYMQPAVNVKGVGLLGKIPLLRHLTKISDIKDNF
- a CDS encoding TIGR03545 family protein, with the protein product MTDTNNESLQKDELKAAKKAAKEAKKLEKVKRLFKKRYTKRSLNRKIYKKLFVPADKDFIQGFIVSSIDEKTNKEYFEFDKTKINDKAQLKRINKIALEIGRQKGRVNFPAVLGALACIFAVLFFVYIFRNVLAKKIVVGGSEAAFGAKCEVSLVDFDLFNTRFRIQGYKVANKKEPMRNLFEIQNIDFYFNLLELSRGKFVAENMAIEGFTWNTERTTSGALPPKKPKPADPNKKPNPITELINAELKKAQSQVSVDSGLKAVQDKIDPRKILEREKAAFKTPEITEKIINSVDPMAQKWIKTKDDVEKQVLDTIESVQKLMAIDINKINDIKQLQELIEIIQKVVKTGQDDFDLANRLFNDVQNDINDVDKLAREAGNAVTNDLNRLNNIAGQIKSINIDTGKKLVADLINTFIVNTLGTYYPYFVQGMELLQSSQKQPKQEKELTLAQKSKTMERLPGKTFIFGKDSVPTFLIRNISLSGHHPEKDVFEIGGRAKAITNDYDKLGIPLTINLSAAHGKLKETAEGIIDLRSYTNELVDTDFTFEGLDMDIPSPADAVPSLTGILKTGGGVKVSKDKDVVINANMEIMKSILTVQKFEPGFVFEIYQNILSDIKKINVKTTLTINKGESFTLDVDTDVDDQIAAALKKEFARQVEKVKAELLKQGQKWLDEQKETYKKEIDTFMSAANKAKKLLDDVKNYEKILDKKKAEAEKRIKDIAAGKIQEVQNEVKKEAENRVKDLLKGFGF
- a CDS encoding NFACT RNA binding domain-containing protein, giving the protein MSLNNKEIDLILEELKLEGYFIQKIIQPSYTALVFYLYKDKPLTLFISLDAGACRLHSTHKKIPKFDKPMRFMELLKSRIKGGKILKAEQLNEDRIIRLHIASGAGDFFLYLRLWSGAANIVLTDENNLIIDAFYRRPKKGEISGETWLTPEPQKIKKQDYCVREYDKTKSFNEAVEEWYINNAPKVSKEALQDEAENLYGTKILKIEKALLKLKAKREEFLNAQSLKNAGDLLFSNLHLIKKGMKFIELEDYTKNGAKINITLDPLKTPQENANLYYEKYKKAVSGLDALEEDIISAEKEIEKLKEKIEKIKTEENPYLIQKILQKEKIPVQQKAKNTKTAPGLKFFSEGWTILVGRTAAENDELLRHFVKGADLWLHTRDYAGGYVFIKARAGKSIPLSVLIKAGNLAVFYSKARKNGQADLYTTQVKHLRRAKNAPKGTVLPTHEKNLSIKLDEKILKQLEEEKISAL
- a CDS encoding metallophosphoesterase — encoded protein: MNSLEYFNKGIFASPEALEKLKSAEKARLILISDTHGNVDTIIDILGREGKKSDAVLFSGDGLADFLNYITISQYEKELMECMPPVAALVMGNCDSKKYVLNLDAVKPGADFGFKKNPEQYLEFFEFIFLEACRKKILLTHGHEFYVDFELNTLLNFARQQDCSVAVFGHTHVPLSKEINGIFLINPGSASRPRMGSNKSYGILTMSKNTKPSMEFKNL
- the miaB gene encoding tRNA (N6-isopentenyl adenosine(37)-C2)-methylthiotransferase MiaB, with amino-acid sequence MTYFFETYGCQMNQAESSSMEQILLEKGWTNSSDVEHCDLLIINTCSVRITAENRVLGRLGHFSGLKKKRKFFVLLIGCMAERLYTEIQKEFPLIDYVVGMFERNLLPQIFDEIKARLRDDNYMAEFTHNNIEEKPVSGYYFAPLSHSPKSFQSYVPIMNGCNNFCTYCIVPYVRGREVSRPVNEILQEITELSSRGVREITLLGQNVNSYKGEDGEGRVIDFPKLLSLIAKEADKTDMIRWIRFMSSHPKDMSDALIDTIAAEKRLCKLVHLPVQHGSDTILKRMNRIYTVEHYKNRIKRLKESIPDIALSTDILMGFPGETEDDVKATLDLMQEIEFDSAFMYHYNPREGTKAFNYPDRIPEEIKIERLGRVIDLQLKITAKKMKAKLGKKVDILVESHSRNERSELFGHTEQGEMTVIQGNPPESLIGNFAHAELKELKGKTFRANLN
- the lipA gene encoding lipoyl synthase; translation: MTCNQRKPDWLKIKLPTGELSQEVSNTIKIHKLNTICTSGKCPNQGECWRCGTATFMICGNICTRACKFCNVPTGCPLPLNPNEPMEIAQSVEALKLKHVVLTSVDRDDIKDFGASHWVKVIRAVKQKTPNVTMEVLIPDFQGHEDLVSMIIEAKPEVISHNLETVRRLSPHVRSRATYNTSLKVLKQIADSGLVCKSGIMLGLGETRDEILETMDDLRKINCKVMTIGQYLRPSVKNIEVKEYVRPEVFEEYKQIGLEKGFSFVESGPLVRSSYHAEKHVLS